A DNA window from Camelina sativa cultivar DH55 chromosome 17, Cs, whole genome shotgun sequence contains the following coding sequences:
- the LOC104756139 gene encoding probable protein phosphatase 2C 8: MENPNHKHAADSFSSEDFVSPVKKAKKSEETGCDTSDEKLEISGGEEAAAALSDSPSCVAEEKNEFMVEADVAEDKGARHTMEDVSVVLPDASLDFPGKLRCAHFAIYDGHGGRLAAEFAKKHLHLNVLSAGLPRELLDVKVAKKAILEGFRKTDELLLQESVAGGWLDGATAVCVWILDQKVFIANIGDAKAVLARSPTTNESESHTEAWIPLKSIVLTREHKAIYPQERSRIQKSGGVISSNGRLQGRLEVSRAFGDRQFKKFGVTATPDIHAFELTERENFMILGCDGLWEVFGPSDAVGFVQKLLKEGLPVSMISRRLVKEAVKERRCKDNCTAIVIVFKRG; the protein is encoded by the exons ATGGAAAACCCGAATCACAAGCACGCGGCGGATTCGTTTTCCAGCGAGGATTTTGTGTCACCGGTGAAGAAGGCGAAGAAGTCAGAGGAGACCGGATGTGATACATCGGATGAGAAGCTGGAGATTTCCGGCGGAGAAGAAGCCGCAGCCGCCCTTTCTGATAGCCCGAGCTGTGTAGCTGAAGAGAAGAATGAATTTATGGTTGAAGCTGATGTTGCTGAAGACAAAGGAGCTAGACATACAATGGAAGATGTTTCGGTGGTTTTGCCAGACGCTTCTTTGGATTTCCCAGGGAAACTAAG GTGTGCACATTTTGCCATTTATGATGGGCATGGAGGTCGTTTAGCAGCAGAGTTTGCTAAGAAGCATCTTCACCTTAACGTTCTTTCAGCTGGGTTACCACGTGAGTTG CTGGATGTCAAAGTTGCTAAAAAGGCCATTCTTGAAG GTTTCCGGAAGACCGATGAATTGCTCCTGCAAGAAAGTGTTGCAG GAGGATGGCTAGATGGCGCCACAGCAGTGTGCGTCTGGATACTTGATCAAAAG GTTTTTATAGCCAATATTGGTGATGCTAAGGCTGTTTTGGCACGATCCCCTACTACCAACGAATCGGAGAGTCATACAGAAGCATGGATTCCACTCAAATCAATTGTTTTGACGAGAGAGCACAAAGCAATATATCCACAAGAGCGTTCTCGCATTCAAAAG TCAGGTGGTGTTATAAGCTCAAATGGACGATTACAAGGACGTCTTGAGGTTTCTAGGGCTTTTGGTGATCGTCAATTCAAGAAG TTTGGCGTCACAGCAACTCCGGACATTCATGCATTTGAATTGACTGAAAGAGAAAACTTCATGATTCTTGGTTGCGATGGATTGTGGGAG GTGTTTGGACCAAGTGATGCTGTTGGGTTTGTTCAGAAACTTTTGAAG GAGGGCTTGCCTGTAAGCATGATAAGTCGCCGTCTGGTAAAAGAAGCTGTTAAAGAACGTCGTTGCAAAGACAATTGCACAGCAATCGTGATAGTCTTCAAGCGCGGATGA
- the LOC104756136 gene encoding putative 12-oxophytodienoate reductase-like protein 2A, translated as METKQSIPLLTPYKMGPFNLSHRVVLAPLTRSRSYGNIPQPHAKLYYTQRTTPGGLLISESCVVSETSLGYPNIPGIWTREQVEAWKHIVDAVHSKGGIFFCQIWHGGRVFHQDQPNGEAPVSSTDKPLMCKNMYGGQFMPPRRLRTEEIAAIVNDFRIAARNAMEAGFDGVEIHGAHGYLIDQFLKDNVNDRSDEYGGSLENRCRFALEVIEAVVSEIGSDHVGVRLSPFADYMESGDSNPEALGLYLAQAMNTHGILYCHVVEPRMKTLEGSFECTESLMPMRDAFKGTFIVAGGYSRDDGNKAVEEGRTDLVAYGRTFLANPDLPRRLELNAPLNKYDRSTFYTSDPVVGYTDYPFLETTDTTS; from the exons ATGGAGACCAAACAGAGTATACCTCTCCTCACACCTTATAAGATGGGACCCTTCAATCTTTCTCACAG GGTTGTTCTGGCACCATTGACCAGATCAAGATCGTATGGTAATATTCCTCAGCCTCATGCCAAATTATATTACACGCAAAGAACAACACCTGGTGGTCTTCTTATTTCCGAATCTTGTGTAGTGTCCGAGACATCATTGGG TTATCCGAATATACCTGGAATATGGACCAGAGAGCAAGTGGAAGCATGGAAGCACATCGTGGATGCTGTTCATTCGAAAGGCGGCATCTTCTTCTGCCAGATTTGGCACGGTGGCAGGGTTTTTCACCAAG ACCAGCCAAATGGAGAAGCTCCTGTCTCCTCTACGGACAAGCCATTGATGTGTAAGAACATGTATGGAGGTCAGTTTATGCCTCCAAGGCGGTTAAGGACTGAAGAGATTGCCGCCATAGTCAACGACTTTAGAATTGCTGCAAGAAATGCGATGGAAGCTG GCTTTGATGGAGTGGAGATCCACGGCGCACACGGTTACCTGATTGATCAGTTTCTGAAAGACAACGTGAATGACAGAAGTGACGAATACGGCGGGTCACTAGAGAACCGCTGTAGATTCGCTCTGGAAGTAATCGAAGCAGTGGTGAGCGAGATCGGTTCAGATCATGTAGGAGTCAGACTCTCGCCGTTCGCAGATTACATGGAGTCTGGAGACTCGAATCCAGAAGCATTAGGACTCTACTTGGCGCAAGCTATgaacactcatggaatcctttACTGTCACGTGGTTGAACCTAGAATGAAAACCCTTGAAGGAAGCTTCGAGTGCACGGAATCGCTTATGCCGATGAGAGATGCCTTCAAAGGCACGTTCATAGTGGCTGGAGGTTATTCTAGAGATGATGGGAACAAGGCCGTGGAAGAGGGAAGAACCGATCTGGTGGCTTATGGACGGACGTTCCTGGCGAATCCTGATCTGCCGAGGAGACTAGAACTCAATGCGCCGTTGAATAAGTACGACAGATCAACGTTCTACACTTCTGATCCTGTGGTAGGCTACACAGACTACCCTTTTCTCGAGACCACAGACACAACTTCTTAA
- the LOC104756140 gene encoding uncharacterized protein LOC104756140, protein MMVSLASWVSSPSSSLFFSRGERLHLVKATIDGRNEIAPPAKDQIPSKEVLESVSVLKTAAKTRKVAADEILAAFSAIEKAKLDPSEFLETLGGTESPGRTWMLIFTAEKKLEKGRYFPLTAVQRFDAAGKRIENGVYLGPLGALTFEGRFSWKNRILAFIFEQIRIKIGPLDPLEISLGKKDAEEEPSNKDPFFIWYYIDEEIAVARGRSGGTAFWCRCRRIASS, encoded by the exons ATGATGGTCTCACTAGCTTCGTGGGTTTCGtccccatcttcttctctcttctttagtcGTGGCGAGAGATTACATTTGGTGAAAGCCACGATCGATGGTAGGAACGAGATTGCTCCGCCGGCAAAAGATCAAATCCCTAGCAAA GAAGTACTGGAGAGCGTGAGTGTGTTAAAAACCGCTGCAAAAACTCGGAAAGTTGCAGCAGATGAGATTTTAGCTGCTTTTTCTGCTATTGAAAAGGCTAAACTTGATCCATCAGAATTCCTCGAAACACTTGGTGGAACCGAATCCCCTGGACGAACATGGATGCTCATCTTCACAGCCGAG aaGAAACTGGAGAAAGGTCGTTACTTCCCTCTAACCGCTGTTCAAAGATTTGATGCTGCG GGAAAGAGAATAGAGAATGGGGTGTATCTTGGTCCATTAGGAGCATTGACATTCGAAGGAAGGTTTTCATGGAAGAATCGGATCTTAGCTTTCATCTTCGAACAGATACGCATAAAGATTGGACCTTTAGATCCTCTAGAGATCAGTTTGGGAAAGAAAGACGCCGAGGAAGAGCCGAGTAATAAAGACCCTTTCTTCATTTGGTATTACATCGATGAAGAAATAGCAGTTGCTCGAGGAAGAAGTGGCGGTACAGCTTTCTGGTGTCGTTGTCGCCGCATTGCTTCCTCATAG
- the LOC104756137 gene encoding cyclin-dependent kinase D-3 encodes MKMTEMEQPKKVADRYLKQEVLGQGTYGVVFKATDTKTGQTVAIKKIRLGKQREGVNITALREIKMLKELKHPHIILLIDAFPHKENLHLVFEFMETDLEAVIRDSNIFLSPADIKSYLLMTFKGLAYCHDKWVLHRDMKPNNLLIGVDGQLKLADFGLARIFGSPNRKFTHQVFARWYRAPELLFGAKQYGAAVDVWAAGCIFAELLLRRPFLQGNSDIDQLSKIFAAFGTPKADQWPDVTNLPDYVEYQFVPAPSLRSLFPAVSDDALDLLSKMFTYDPKARISIEQALEHRYFTSAPAPTDPAKLPKPIRKLDGQSSDGKHEAIRVLSPPRKLRRVMPERGRVDSLKSHVDKDQQAPMSLDFTILAERPPNRPTITSADRSHLKRKLDLEFQ; translated from the exons ATGAAAATGACGGAGATGGAGCAGCCAAAGAAAGTTGCTGATAGGTATCTCAAACAAGAGGTTCTTGGGCAAGGTACCTATGGAGTCGTCTTCAAAGCCACTGATACTAag ACGGGACAAACTGTAGCAATAAAGAAGATAAGGCTAGGTAAACAAAGGGAAGGTGTAAATATTACAGCTCTCAGAGAAATCAAAATGCTCAAAGAGCTAAAGCATCCACATATAATTCTTCTGATTGATGCGTTTCCTCACAAGGAGAACTTGCATCTTGTTTTTGAGTTCATGGAGACTGATCTTGAAGCTGTCATCCGCGATTCCAACATTTTCCTTTCACCCGCCGACATCAAATCTTACCTACTTATGACGTTTAAAGGACTTGCTTATTGCCACGATAAATGGGTTTTGCACAg GGATATGAAGCCTAATAACTTGTTAATAGGAGTCGATGGACAGCTGAAGCTTGCAGATTTTGGGTTAGCTCGTATATTTGGTAGCCCAAATCGTAAATTTACTCATCAG GTGTTTGCTAGATGGTACAGAGCACCGGAACTTTTGTTTGGTGCAAAACAGTATGGTGCTGCAGTTGATGTTTGGGCAGCTGGCTGCATATTCGCCGAACTTTTGTTACGCAGACCGTTTCTTCAG GGAAACAGTGATATCGATCAATTAAGCAAAATATTTGCTGCCTTTGGAACACCAAAAGCAGATCAGTGGCCTGATGTCACAAACCTTCCCGATTATGTAGAGTATCAATTTGTCCCTGCACCGTCTCTGCGTTCTTTATTTCCAGCAGTGAGTGATGATGCTCTCGACTTGTTGTCCAAAATGTTTACCTATGACCCAAAGGCTAGAATTTCCATTGAACAGGCTCTAGAACACAG GTACTTCACTTCTGCACCTGCTCCTACCGACCCGGCTAAGCTCCCAAAGCCAATTCGCAAGCTGGATGGTCAATCCTCTGACGGTAAACATGAGGCCATTAGAGTGTTATCACCACCACGTAAGCTTAGAAGAGTGATGCCTGAGCGTGGGAGGGTTGATAGTTTGAAGTCTCATGTTGACAAGGATCAACAAGCACCCATGTCATTAGATTTTACCATCCTTGCTGAGCGACCTCCAAACCGGCCAACTATCACTAG TGCTGATAGATCCCATCTGAAGAGAAAACTCGATCTTGAATTCCAATAA
- the LOC104756134 gene encoding UNC93-like protein 1, whose product MNVRDDEKTPAETHGGAEKNKPPGDKKWRFNSPLAQVTLMGFVCFCCPGMFNALSGMGGGGQVDPTAANNANTAVYTAFTVFGVLGGAFYNVLGPRLTLAAGCSTYVLYAGSFLYYNHHHHQAFAIVAGALLGCGAGLLWAGEGAVMTSYPPPHRKGTYIALFWSIFNLGGVIGGLIPFILNYNRSSAASVNDSTYIAFMCFMFAGVLLSFGILPANSVIRNDGSKCSAVKYSRPSTEAAAVLRLFLDRKMLLIVPAAWASNFFYSYQFNNVNGLLFNLRTRGFNNVFYWGAQMVGSIAIGYVMDFSFKSRRARGFAGISLVAVVGTAIWGGGLANQHGYSLNNLPEKKLDFKDSGVEFAGPFVLYMSYGLLDAMYQSMVYWLIGALADDSQTLSRYSGFYKGVQSAGAAVAWQVDTRKVPLMSQLIVNWSLTSVSYPLLVLLVYLYVKDQDNSDDHDDSGNKV is encoded by the coding sequence ATGAATGTGAGAGACGATGAAAAAACTCCGGCGGAGACTCACGGCGGAGCAGAAAAGAACAAACCACCGGGAGATAAAAAATGGCGATTTAATTCTCCTCTGGCTCAAGTGACTTTAATGGGATTCGTCTGTTTCTGTTGTCCAGGAATGTTCAACGCTCTCTCCGGCATGGGAGGCGGTGGTCAAGTAGATCCAACCGCCGCTAACAACGCTAACACCGCCGTTTACACCGCTTTCACCGTTTTCGGGGTTTTAGGCGGCGCGTTTTACAACGTCCTCGGTCCACGGCTCACGTTAGCCGCTGGTTGTTCGACTTACGTTCTCTACGCCGGATCTTTCCTCTACTAcaaccatcaccaccaccaagcTTTCGCTATCGTCGCCGGAGCTTTACTCGGCTGCGGCGCTGGACTTTTATGGGCCGGGGAAGGAGCTGTGATGACGTCATACCCTCCGCCGCATCGGAAAGGTACTTACATCGCTTTGTTCTGGAGCATCTTCAATCTCGGCGGCGTCATCGGCGGGTTAATCCCGTTTATCCTAAACTACAACCGTAGCTCCGCCGCATCTGTCAACGACTCGACGTACATAGCCTTCATGTGTTTCATGTTCGCCGGCGTTCTCCTCTCGTTCGGAATCCTCCCGGCGAACTCTGTTATCCGTAACGACGGATCCAAATGCTCCGCCGTGAAATACTCCCGTCCGTCGACGGAAGCAGCCGCCGTCCTCCGGCTATTCCTCGATCGGAAAATGCTCCTCATCGTCCCAGCGGCTTGGGCTAGCAACTTCTTCTACAGCTACCAATTCAATAATGTGAATGGACTTCTCTTTAACTTAAGAACCAGAGGATTCAACAACGTCTTCTATTGGGGAGCTCAAATGGTTGGTTCTATTGCGATAGGTTACGTGATGGACTTCAGCTTTAAAAGCCGGAGAGCTCGAGGATTCGCCGGAATATCATTAGTCGCGGTGGTCGGAACAGCGATATGGGGCGGAGGGTTAGCGAATCAGCACGGTTACTCGTTGAACAATCTACCGGAGAAGAAACTTGATTTTAAAGATTCAGGTGTCGAGTTCGCGGGACCGTTTGTGTTATATATGAGCTATGGATTGTTAGATGCCATGTATCAGAGTATGGTGTATTGGTTGATAGGAGCATTGGCTGATGATTCACAGACTTTGAGTAGATATAGTGGATTCTACAAAGGAGTGCAGAGTGCAGGAGCTGCAGTGGCTTGGCAAGTGGATACTCGTAAGGTTCCGTTAATGTCACAACTTATTGTTAATTGGTCACTCACTAGTGTAAGTTATCCACTACTGGTACTTCTTGTGTACTTGTATGTTAAAGACCAAGATAATagtgatgatcatgatgatAGTGGTAATAAGGTTTAG